The genomic DNA GTATAGGGCAATGCGCTCGACATAACGGCAACTAAAATACCTAATGGCAGAACTTCCCAGCTTAATAAGGCCATACCTTGTGACGCTGCACCATAAGGTACTAACACAATAGCAGCTACACTCATACCCATTGCTACAGTCATACCGCCAGAGCCTTGGTTACCGGTCTTTTTGCCAAACAAAATATAAAACGCCCAACAAGCACCGGCAGCTAATGCCAATATAACACCTACAGGATCTAAACTGTCTTCGCCTTTCATATCAGGTAGTAACAAAATAATGCCAGCAATCGCACAGGCAACCCAGAAAAGGTCGCGCTTTTTTCGTGATGAAAGTAGGGCAACTGCAAGTGGGCCAGTAAACTCCAGCGCGACACCAATACCCAAAGGAATACGCTCTATGGCGTAATAAAACAGAATATTCATACCGCCTAAGCTCAGCCCGTAAACAATGACTGGCATTCTTTGGCCAACAGGAGGAAAGGCACGCCAAGGTTTAAAAATTAAACATAAAATGGCGGCAGAAAAACCAAGGCGTAAAGCGGTTGTGCCCTCAGGGCCAATCAAAGGGAATAATTGCTTAGC from Pseudoalteromonas sp. N1230-9 includes the following:
- a CDS encoding EamA family transporter; protein product: MPRTIPPFLIAVICVLLAMVTIQSGASVAKQLFPLIGPEGTTALRLGFSAAILCLIFKPWRAFPPVGQRMPVIVYGLSLGGMNILFYYAIERIPLGIGVALEFTGPLAVALLSSRKKRDLFWVACAIAGIILLLPDMKGEDSLDPVGVILALAAGACWAFYILFGKKTGNQGSGGMTVAMGMSVAAIVLVPYGAASQGMALLSWEVLPLGILVAVMSSALPYTLEMVALRNMPAQGFSIMMSLEPAIAALAGFIILSEFLSIWQWLAILLVITASVGSSMSSKE